In a genomic window of Penaeus vannamei isolate JL-2024 chromosome 10, ASM4276789v1, whole genome shotgun sequence:
- the LOC113816283 gene encoding uncharacterized protein isoform X3, with product MTLPAVRTQGIHFEGRLRTNPAARASLGSPPPPPLAMSVDAKLPPAAMASCLPDDRRRSYTDFEIESSHRVARPQVIAQNGLASLPPDSDIPKGVSLRRAKSLRDGRKEVRPKRYSVNFDLPVRGRSYDADIDVSALGGPQAPPKPPRANIPEEDEDEEEAREARERHSGAFNSVALRKSLVDGLEKVRRLSGIESDPSRPSERRTSRESGAYVKYRNEDGDWQQHKVRRVSQFEACDFTFKNKVVTVDGSKVKLQIWDTAGQERFRSVTHAYYRDAHALLLLYDVMSKTSFDNTRAWLGEVHEYAQDDVVIMLIGNKCDVNGERVVRREDGERLAREYNVAFMETSAKTGLNVDLAFMAVARELKARKSNNPNERKFNVADYVRQEAKSDGCVCNVG from the exons ATGACACTGCCTGCGGTGCGAACGCAAGGAATCCATTTCGAAGGGCGCCTCCGAACGAATCCCGCCGCCCGAGCGTCCctcggaagccccccccccccccccctggccatgAGCGTCGACGCCAAGCTCCCCCCCGCGGCCATGGCCTCCTGCCTCCCCGACGACCGCCGCCGCAGCTACACCGACTTCGAGATCGAGAGCAGCCACCGCGTGGCCCGCCCGCAGGTCATCGCGCAGAAcggcctcgcctccctccctccggacTCGGACATCCCCAAGGGCGTGAGCCTCCGGCGCGCCAAGTCCCTGCGCGACGGCCGCAAGGAGGTCCGCCCGAAGCGGTACTCCGTCAACTTCGACCTCCCGGTCCGCGGCCGCAGCTACGACGCCGACATCGACGTCTCGGCGCTGGGCGGGCCGCAGGCGCCGCCCAAGCCCCCGCGCGCTAACATCCctgaagaggacgaggacgaggaggaggcgcGGGAGGCCAGAGAAAGGCACAGCGGCGCCTTCAACAGCGTCGCCCTCAGGAAAAGCCTGGTTGACGGCCTCGAGAAGGTGCGGCGGCTGAGCGGCATCGAGAGCGACCCCTCGAGGCCGAGCGAGAGGAGGACCTCGAGGGAGAGCGGGGCCTACGTCAAGTACCGCAACGAGGACGGCGACTGGCAGCAGCACAAGGTGCGCCGCGTGTCGCAGTTCGAGGCCTGCGACTTCACCTTCAAG AATAAAGTGGTGACCGTGGACGGGTCAAAGGTCAAGCTGCAGATTTGGGACACGGCAGGCCAGGAGAGGTTCAGAAGCGTCACCCATGCCTACTACAGGGACGCTCACG CTCTCCTTCTCCTGTACGACGTGATGAGCAAGACCAGCTTCGACAACACGAGGGCGTGGCTTGGCGAGGTGCACGAGTACGCCCAGGACGACGTCGTCATCATGCTGATCG GCAACAAGTGCGACGTGAACGGCGAGCGTGTGGTGCGGCGCGAGGACGGAGAGCGACTGGCCCGCGAGTACAACGTGGCCTTCATGGAGACGTCGGCCAAGACGGGCCTCAACGTCGACCTCGCCTTCATGGCCGTCGCCAG AGAGCTGAAGGCGCGCAAGTCGAACAACCCGAACGAGCGCAAGTTCAACGTGGCCGACTACGTGCGCCAGGAGGCCAAGAGCGACGGCTGCGTCTGCAACGTTGGCTAA
- the LOC113816283 gene encoding ras-related protein Rab-26 isoform X1, whose amino-acid sequence MTLPAVRTQGIHFEGRLRTNPAARASLGSPPPPPLAMSVDAKLPPAAMASCLPDDRRRSYTDFEIESSHRVARPQVIAQNGLASLPPDSDIPKGVSLRRAKSLRDGRKEVRPKRYSVNFDLPVRGRSYDADIDVSALGGPQAPPKPPRANIPEEDEDEEEAREARERHSGAFNSVALRKSLVDGLEKVRRLSGIESDPSRPSERRTSRESGAYVKYRNEDGDWQQHKVRRVSQFEACDFTFKVMLIGDSCVGKTCILTRFKDGTFLSGSFISTIGIDFRNKVVTVDGSKVKLQIWDTAGQERFRSVTHAYYRDAHALLLLYDVMSKTSFDNTRAWLGEVHEYAQDDVVIMLIGNKCDVNGERVVRREDGERLAREYNVAFMETSAKTGLNVDLAFMAVARELKARKSNNPNERKFNVADYVRQEAKSDGCVCNVG is encoded by the exons ATGACACTGCCTGCGGTGCGAACGCAAGGAATCCATTTCGAAGGGCGCCTCCGAACGAATCCCGCCGCCCGAGCGTCCctcggaagccccccccccccccccctggccatgAGCGTCGACGCCAAGCTCCCCCCCGCGGCCATGGCCTCCTGCCTCCCCGACGACCGCCGCCGCAGCTACACCGACTTCGAGATCGAGAGCAGCCACCGCGTGGCCCGCCCGCAGGTCATCGCGCAGAAcggcctcgcctccctccctccggacTCGGACATCCCCAAGGGCGTGAGCCTCCGGCGCGCCAAGTCCCTGCGCGACGGCCGCAAGGAGGTCCGCCCGAAGCGGTACTCCGTCAACTTCGACCTCCCGGTCCGCGGCCGCAGCTACGACGCCGACATCGACGTCTCGGCGCTGGGCGGGCCGCAGGCGCCGCCCAAGCCCCCGCGCGCTAACATCCctgaagaggacgaggacgaggaggaggcgcGGGAGGCCAGAGAAAGGCACAGCGGCGCCTTCAACAGCGTCGCCCTCAGGAAAAGCCTGGTTGACGGCCTCGAGAAGGTGCGGCGGCTGAGCGGCATCGAGAGCGACCCCTCGAGGCCGAGCGAGAGGAGGACCTCGAGGGAGAGCGGGGCCTACGTCAAGTACCGCAACGAGGACGGCGACTGGCAGCAGCACAAGGTGCGCCGCGTGTCGCAGTTCGAGGCCTGCGACTTCACCTTCAAG GTGATGTTGATCGGTGACTCATGCGTGGGAAAGACCTGCATTCTCACCAGGTTCAAAGACGGAACGTTTCTGTCCGGGTCTTTCATCTCCACCATCGGCATTGACTTCAGG AATAAAGTGGTGACCGTGGACGGGTCAAAGGTCAAGCTGCAGATTTGGGACACGGCAGGCCAGGAGAGGTTCAGAAGCGTCACCCATGCCTACTACAGGGACGCTCACG CTCTCCTTCTCCTGTACGACGTGATGAGCAAGACCAGCTTCGACAACACGAGGGCGTGGCTTGGCGAGGTGCACGAGTACGCCCAGGACGACGTCGTCATCATGCTGATCG GCAACAAGTGCGACGTGAACGGCGAGCGTGTGGTGCGGCGCGAGGACGGAGAGCGACTGGCCCGCGAGTACAACGTGGCCTTCATGGAGACGTCGGCCAAGACGGGCCTCAACGTCGACCTCGCCTTCATGGCCGTCGCCAG AGAGCTGAAGGCGCGCAAGTCGAACAACCCGAACGAGCGCAAGTTCAACGTGGCCGACTACGTGCGCCAGGAGGCCAAGAGCGACGGCTGCGTCTGCAACGTTGGCTAA
- the LOC113816283 gene encoding ras-related protein Rab-26 isoform X4, which translates to MTLPAVRTQGIHFEGRLRTNPAARASLGSPPPPPLAMSVDAKLPPAAMASCLPDDRRRSYTDFEIESSHRVARPQVIAQNGLASLPPDSDIPKGVSLRRAKSLRDGRKEVRPKRYSVNFDLPVRGRSYDADIDVSALGGPQAPPKPPRANIPEEDEDEEEAREARERHSGAFNSVALRKSLVDGLEKVRRLSGIESDPSRPSERRTSRESGAYVKYRNEDGDWQQHKNKVVTVDGSKVKLQIWDTAGQERFRSVTHAYYRDAHALLLLYDVMSKTSFDNTRAWLGEVHEYAQDDVVIMLIGNKCDVNGERVVRREDGERLAREYNVAFMETSAKTGLNVDLAFMAVARELKARKSNNPNERKFNVADYVRQEAKSDGCVCNVG; encoded by the exons ATGACACTGCCTGCGGTGCGAACGCAAGGAATCCATTTCGAAGGGCGCCTCCGAACGAATCCCGCCGCCCGAGCGTCCctcggaagccccccccccccccccctggccatgAGCGTCGACGCCAAGCTCCCCCCCGCGGCCATGGCCTCCTGCCTCCCCGACGACCGCCGCCGCAGCTACACCGACTTCGAGATCGAGAGCAGCCACCGCGTGGCCCGCCCGCAGGTCATCGCGCAGAAcggcctcgcctccctccctccggacTCGGACATCCCCAAGGGCGTGAGCCTCCGGCGCGCCAAGTCCCTGCGCGACGGCCGCAAGGAGGTCCGCCCGAAGCGGTACTCCGTCAACTTCGACCTCCCGGTCCGCGGCCGCAGCTACGACGCCGACATCGACGTCTCGGCGCTGGGCGGGCCGCAGGCGCCGCCCAAGCCCCCGCGCGCTAACATCCctgaagaggacgaggacgaggaggaggcgcGGGAGGCCAGAGAAAGGCACAGCGGCGCCTTCAACAGCGTCGCCCTCAGGAAAAGCCTGGTTGACGGCCTCGAGAAGGTGCGGCGGCTGAGCGGCATCGAGAGCGACCCCTCGAGGCCGAGCGAGAGGAGGACCTCGAGGGAGAGCGGGGCCTACGTCAAGTACCGCAACGAGGACGGCGACTGGCAGCAGCACAAG AATAAAGTGGTGACCGTGGACGGGTCAAAGGTCAAGCTGCAGATTTGGGACACGGCAGGCCAGGAGAGGTTCAGAAGCGTCACCCATGCCTACTACAGGGACGCTCACG CTCTCCTTCTCCTGTACGACGTGATGAGCAAGACCAGCTTCGACAACACGAGGGCGTGGCTTGGCGAGGTGCACGAGTACGCCCAGGACGACGTCGTCATCATGCTGATCG GCAACAAGTGCGACGTGAACGGCGAGCGTGTGGTGCGGCGCGAGGACGGAGAGCGACTGGCCCGCGAGTACAACGTGGCCTTCATGGAGACGTCGGCCAAGACGGGCCTCAACGTCGACCTCGCCTTCATGGCCGTCGCCAG AGAGCTGAAGGCGCGCAAGTCGAACAACCCGAACGAGCGCAAGTTCAACGTGGCCGACTACGTGCGCCAGGAGGCCAAGAGCGACGGCTGCGTCTGCAACGTTGGCTAA
- the LOC113816283 gene encoding ras-related protein Rab-26 isoform X2, translating into MTLPAVRTQGIHFEGRLRTNPAARASLGSPPPPPLAMSVDAKLPPAAMASCLPDDRRRSYTDFEIESSHRVARPQVIAQNGLASLPPDSDIPKGVSLRRAKSLRDGRKEVRPKRYSVNFDLPVRGRSYDADIDVSALGGPQAPPKPPRANIPEEDEDEEEAREARERHSGAFNSVALRKSLVDGLEKVRRLSGIESDPSRPSERRTSRESGAYVKYRNEDGDWQQHKVMLIGDSCVGKTCILTRFKDGTFLSGSFISTIGIDFRNKVVTVDGSKVKLQIWDTAGQERFRSVTHAYYRDAHALLLLYDVMSKTSFDNTRAWLGEVHEYAQDDVVIMLIGNKCDVNGERVVRREDGERLAREYNVAFMETSAKTGLNVDLAFMAVARELKARKSNNPNERKFNVADYVRQEAKSDGCVCNVG; encoded by the exons ATGACACTGCCTGCGGTGCGAACGCAAGGAATCCATTTCGAAGGGCGCCTCCGAACGAATCCCGCCGCCCGAGCGTCCctcggaagccccccccccccccccctggccatgAGCGTCGACGCCAAGCTCCCCCCCGCGGCCATGGCCTCCTGCCTCCCCGACGACCGCCGCCGCAGCTACACCGACTTCGAGATCGAGAGCAGCCACCGCGTGGCCCGCCCGCAGGTCATCGCGCAGAAcggcctcgcctccctccctccggacTCGGACATCCCCAAGGGCGTGAGCCTCCGGCGCGCCAAGTCCCTGCGCGACGGCCGCAAGGAGGTCCGCCCGAAGCGGTACTCCGTCAACTTCGACCTCCCGGTCCGCGGCCGCAGCTACGACGCCGACATCGACGTCTCGGCGCTGGGCGGGCCGCAGGCGCCGCCCAAGCCCCCGCGCGCTAACATCCctgaagaggacgaggacgaggaggaggcgcGGGAGGCCAGAGAAAGGCACAGCGGCGCCTTCAACAGCGTCGCCCTCAGGAAAAGCCTGGTTGACGGCCTCGAGAAGGTGCGGCGGCTGAGCGGCATCGAGAGCGACCCCTCGAGGCCGAGCGAGAGGAGGACCTCGAGGGAGAGCGGGGCCTACGTCAAGTACCGCAACGAGGACGGCGACTGGCAGCAGCACAAG GTGATGTTGATCGGTGACTCATGCGTGGGAAAGACCTGCATTCTCACCAGGTTCAAAGACGGAACGTTTCTGTCCGGGTCTTTCATCTCCACCATCGGCATTGACTTCAGG AATAAAGTGGTGACCGTGGACGGGTCAAAGGTCAAGCTGCAGATTTGGGACACGGCAGGCCAGGAGAGGTTCAGAAGCGTCACCCATGCCTACTACAGGGACGCTCACG CTCTCCTTCTCCTGTACGACGTGATGAGCAAGACCAGCTTCGACAACACGAGGGCGTGGCTTGGCGAGGTGCACGAGTACGCCCAGGACGACGTCGTCATCATGCTGATCG GCAACAAGTGCGACGTGAACGGCGAGCGTGTGGTGCGGCGCGAGGACGGAGAGCGACTGGCCCGCGAGTACAACGTGGCCTTCATGGAGACGTCGGCCAAGACGGGCCTCAACGTCGACCTCGCCTTCATGGCCGTCGCCAG AGAGCTGAAGGCGCGCAAGTCGAACAACCCGAACGAGCGCAAGTTCAACGTGGCCGACTACGTGCGCCAGGAGGCCAAGAGCGACGGCTGCGTCTGCAACGTTGGCTAA